The following are encoded in a window of Mycobacterium vicinigordonae genomic DNA:
- a CDS encoding ABC transporter ATP-binding protein yields MGVAIEVNGLTKSFGSSRIWEDVTLTIPAGEVSVLLGPSGTGKSVFLKSLIGLLRPERGSIIIDGTDIIECSAKELYEIRTLFGVLFQDGALFGSMNLYDNTAFPLREHTKKKEGEIRNIVMEKLEMVGLGGDEKKFPGEISGGMRKRAGLARALVLDPQIILCDEPDSGLDPVRTAYLSQLIMDINAQIDATILIVTHNINIARTVPDNMGMLFRKHLVMFGPREVLLTSDEPVVRQFLNGRRIGPIGMSEEKDEATMAEEQAALEAGQHAGGVEDIEGVPPQIEASPGMPERKGVARRQARVRAMLHTLPQKAQQAILDDLEGTHKFQTHDY; encoded by the coding sequence ATGGGTGTCGCGATCGAGGTCAACGGACTTACCAAGTCGTTCGGATCCTCGAGGATCTGGGAAGACGTCACGCTCACGATCCCCGCCGGAGAGGTCAGTGTGTTGCTGGGCCCGTCGGGTACCGGCAAGTCGGTGTTCCTCAAGTCCCTCATCGGTCTGCTGCGTCCGGAACGTGGCTCCATCATCATCGACGGCACCGACATCATCGAGTGCTCGGCCAAGGAGCTCTACGAGATTCGCACGCTGTTCGGCGTGCTGTTCCAGGACGGCGCCCTGTTCGGCTCGATGAACCTGTACGACAACACCGCGTTCCCGTTGCGCGAGCACACCAAGAAGAAGGAAGGCGAGATCCGTAACATTGTTATGGAGAAGCTGGAAATGGTGGGCCTCGGCGGCGACGAGAAGAAGTTCCCCGGCGAGATCTCCGGCGGTATGCGCAAGCGTGCCGGCTTGGCCCGGGCGCTCGTGCTGGACCCGCAAATCATCCTCTGCGACGAGCCCGACTCCGGTCTGGACCCGGTTCGTACCGCGTACCTGAGCCAGCTGATCATGGACATCAACGCCCAGATCGACGCGACCATCCTGATCGTGACGCACAACATCAACATCGCCCGCACCGTCCCGGACAACATGGGCATGTTGTTCCGCAAGCACCTGGTCATGTTCGGGCCCCGTGAGGTGCTGCTGACCAGCGACGAGCCGGTGGTCCGCCAGTTCCTGAACGGCCGCCGCATCGGGCCGATCGGTATGTCGGAGGAGAAGGACGAGGCCACCATGGCCGAGGAGCAGGCCGCGCTCGAAGCCGGCCAGCACGCCGGTGGTGTGGAAGACATCGAGGGCGTGCCGCCGCAGATCGAAGCGTCCCCGGGCATGCCGGAGCGCAAGGGCGTGGCTCGCCGCCAGGCCCGGGTGCGCGCGATGCTGCATACGCTGCCGCAGAAGGCCCAGCAGGCGATCCTCGACGACCTCGAGGGCACCCACAAGTTCCAGACGCACGACTACTGA